The bacterium genome includes the window CGGGTGTGGCAGGTAAAAACCAACCTCGGGGAACAAAGGTAGTGATAATCTGTTCCAATGTCACCCCTGCCTCTGCATGCAAAACACCGGTCTTGGGATTAAATGCAAAAAAACGGTCTGCCTGGGTGTAATCCAAAACAATATTATTCTCATTGAGCGCCGGATCACCATAGGAACGTCCGGCACCGCGCGCCAAAACAGATTTCCCCTGCCGGTTGCGCAAGACAGCCAGTGCTTCTTGCGCTGCATGCAAATGAAAAACATAACTTTGCGTTTTCGGATAGCGACCCCAGCCTTCCAACATCACTTGAGGCGGCAACTCCGTTGGCAGACTTGGCTTTGCTTTAGGCGTTGATTTCCTCATTTTCATCGATGACTGTCTCGCAATTCCCGGGCGGTGTCCCGTTTAATATCTTTTTCTTTCAGCGTCTCTCTTTTATCATAGACATTCTTGCCCTTGGCCACTGCCAGTGAAATCTTGACCTTATTCCCCTTTAAATAAGCACCCAGCGGAACCAGGGTCAATCCTTTTTGCGCCACCTTGTCTGCCAACTTCTTGATCTCACGTTTATGCAGCAGCAATCTCCGGGTCCGCACAGGATCGGGATTCTCCCGGTTTCCCTGGGCATAAGGCGAAATATGCATATTTTTCAAGTAAACCTGTCCGTCTTTAATACTGGCATAACAATCCTGAAAATTCGCAGTTCCCAAACGGAGTGACTTTACTTCGCACCCTTGCAACTCAATACCCGCCTCTACTTTTTCTAAAATATGATAGAGGTGAAACGCTTTGCGATTGCTCACCAATTGATTATTTTTCTCTTCTTTTTGACTCAAAACCGTTTCCTTCCCCGTTTGCTTGCCAATCGCGGACGATGCCCGGTACGAAGCTTGTGTGTCGTGCCGGTTGTTTCTACCAGGCCAAAAACAATTTGCATCTCCAGACGGTCAACACGTTTCAGAACAATCTTAACCTTTTGGCCTATCGTAAACCGGCGGCCATGATTTACGCCCAGCAAAATTCTTTTGCTTTCCTCAAACTGATAATAATCATCCTGCATCTCTGCAGCGCGTACCAAACCCTCAACAAAAAAAGCTTCCAGTGCAACAAAAAAGCCAAACTGCGTCACCATACTGATGGTGCCGGAGAATTCCTTGCCCAGCTTATCCTCCATAAATGCCATCTGTTTCACGCGCACAGCCTCGCGTTCCGCTTTCTCCGCTCTGCGCTCCAGTTTGGAAAGCACCTCGCCCCATTGCGCCATCTGGGCGGCCCGGCGATTGCGTTGTTTGCCGGTTAATTTTACCTGAGCTATTTTTTCTGTCAAGACACGGTGTACAATCAAATCCGGATACCGTCGGATGGGTGACGTGAAATGTGTATAACACTCACTCCCCAATCCAAAATGTCCAATATTTTTAGGGGAATAGACCGCCAACTTCATGGCCCGCAACAAGGCGATATTCAGTACTGCGGCCTCCTGCTTTCCTTCCCAGGCATGCAGCAGCCTTTGGAATGCCTGCGAGGCCTGGCTGGGTTTTTTGATCTCCAGTTTATAGCCATACGCTTTCAAAAACATCTCAAAGTCGAGTAATTTTTCGCCGCTGGGTGCTTCATGAATCCTGTAGATCGCCGGCAGGTCCTCTTGGCGTAAATATTCAGCCACCGCCTCATTGGCGGCAATCATACAATCCTCAATCAAACGATGGCTTTCCAATTGCACCCGTTTTTCAATCGTCTCGACCTTGCCATCCGCACCCAACACCACTTTGGGCTCCGGCAGATCAAAATCCAGACTCCCGCGAGCATTGCGTTTCTTGCGTAACGCCAACGAGACTGCATAGAGACGGCGTAATTCTTTTTCAAAAGGAGATGCCGTATTTTTTTTCTTTTTCCCATCCAGCACCGAGGTCACTTCCTCATAAGTCAATCGCCCGGCACTATGAATCACACTGCGATAAAACTCGCGCTTGGTGATCTGACCCTGCTCATCAATTTCCATATAGACTGAGACAGTCAACCGGTCTTTATTCGGCACCAGACTGCACACCCCGCAAGAAAGTTCATCCGGAAGCATGTGAATGACGCGGTCGGGTAAATAAACACTGGTGCTGCGCTCACGCGCTTCCAAATCCAGACGCGTGCCTTCTTCCAGATAATGTGCAACATCCGCGATATGTACACCCAAACGCCAGCCACCCTCGGGAAGGTCTTCACACGAAACCGCATCATCAAAATCCCTGGCATCCGCACCGTCAATCGTCACAATCGGCTGTCCACGCAGGTCAAGTCGATCAAACATGCTGACATGATCCGGCTCTTTTGCAATCCGCTTTGCTTGTTCCAGCGCAGGCCGGGAAAACTTCACCGGGAGTTCAAATTTTTTCACAATCGAGGTGATGTCCACCCCCGGCGCATCCTCAAATCCCAAAACTTCTGTAATGGCTGCAACACCCTCTTGGTCCGTGTGCGGCCACTGCAGAACCTTGGCCACCACCTTTTCTCCATGCTTGGCCTTTTTAGTTTTATCCTTGGGAACCAAAAATTCATGAATACCCGCCATGCTATCCGGATGGATCAAACGCACACCGTCCGCTTCTCTATATCGCCCGACAATATCCTCACGCGCTCTTTTCAATACCTTTACAATACGACCCTGACGCTTTTGCTTATCCCCTGCGCGTGTGCGGGATTTCACAACCACCTCAACCTCAACCGTATCCTCGGGCATGGCATCTTTGATAAGATAATCAGGAATATACAGATCTGATTCTTTCTCATCGTCCGGGATTACAAAACCAAATCCCGCTCGTTTCTGAACAAAACGCCCATGCAATGTTTTGTTGCTCTGTCTTGGGCCATACAACCCGCCACGGAGCCGGGAAATTTTTCCTTGCATGGCCAAATGCTTCAAAAGCAGACTCAACTCCATCTTATAGCCGGAGGAGAGTGACATTTCCTCCATCAATTGCCTGCGTGAGCAGGCATGATGCTGAAGAATTTTCAGAATCTGCTTAGTATCCAATAATTTCCTATTTGAGCGTTTTCGCGCCATTTTTCCCCATTTCCTCATCTATTTTCAAAAAGCTTTTGACTTGACAGCGAACTTCCCGGTAGGGTATATTGCTTTTCCTTGCGGAAGTGGCGAAATTGGCAGACGCGCTAGATTCAGGATCTAGTGGGGGCAACCTCTTGGGGGTTCAAATCCCCCCTTCCGCACCAAACCTTTCACCCCAAAGTCACTTACTTCTTTTTAGCCGTCTTTTTTTTCAATGAACGTACTGTAGGTTTCCCAACAACCGCTTTTTTTACTGATTTTCCAACACTTTTCTTCACTGCGCCTTTTTTGACACCTTGAATCTTTTTAGTATTTTTCTTCACAACCTTCTTTATTTTCGATTTCCGGCTTGCTTTACGACGCAGGTCCGCCTCGTTGCCTTCTATAATTTTCTTAACTGCCTTGGTCGTCCGCTTGACCAGCTTCTCACCACTCTTAATTACTGTGGATGTCCGTTTAACCAGCTTCTCACCCCGCTTCATCGCCTTAGATGTCCGCTTGACCAGATTATCCCGCAAGGTACGTGTTTTGGATGCTTTGGAAGCTGTTTCAGTGGTTTTCGCTTCCGCCTGGACCAAAATAACATCCTTACCAATAACCAGTTCGCGGGCATCCACCGTGATGAATTCATTATTTTGCGTCCGAAGTTTATTAACCTTTCCCTGACGGCTGGAAATTTTAATATCCTGCAGTGTCCCCATGACCTTGCCGTCTTTGCTGGAAATAGACATTCCCAGCAAAGTATCTATACTGCGGCCGGGCGGAGTTCCCGTGCGTACAGCGCTTTCATTGGCTATATAAATCAGGTCGACACCGATACGTTTAATCTCCTCCACCCGAATCCAGCGCTGATCCCCGCCCCAGACCATCTGGCTAAGTTGAATGCTTTTCAATTGATTGGTCTTTTCATCCACAAACACGGTATGAACACTTCCCAGCAATCTTCCTTCATCTAAACTGGCAACTTTTTTGGTTTTCATCTGTTTGAGTGAAATTGGCATATTGCTTATCCCCTTTATTCAAATGTCTGTAAAAAAACCGCTGTTTCAGTCCGCTCCTGAAACCAAGGACGCAGGATGTCACGAATGGCATTGATCTGCCAGCTGCGCACATGGCGTTCGGGTTGCGAGAAAATTTTTGTCTGAACCTGTTGCAGACATGGCAGATAGTCCTGGGGTAAAAGCAATCCTATGTCAATCACCAGGACTTCCCGGGTACGCAGCCGGAAGCTGCCGGCCATACTGGCCAACGGTTCAAAAGCGCTCACCAAAAATGGACCGGTATCCGGACTCCCGATCCGCTGATAAACCATTTGCGCACGCTCAAAATGATAGTGGCTGATCCAGACCTCCCAGTCTTCTGCAATCGAAGCCGCATTCATTTCACTACGATTTGCCGCCTGAACAGGCCAATAGACAATGCTGGTCTGCTTTTGTCGCGTGACGGGATATGTCGCAACCAGGCCAAACCAGAATGCGCGCGCCATCTTCTCCAGAAAACTCCGTTTTTTTTCTGTTTGCACCGCTTGGGGTCGAAAAACAAAGTAACTGAAAATATGCGAAGCGACATCCTCATCAAAACCGTCAATCAAAAAATCCCGCGAAACAATACTTTCTCCCATAATGGGTATCGCAGTAGGTGTTTCCACAGGTTTGTGGACACCGGGTTGCCCGCATCCGGCAAGCAGGATCATTGCCGCAAAAACGCACTTCACTTTTTTTAATACCACGCTTAGGCTTCCTTATCATCCTGGGATGGGGCGGGACTTTCCTCAGCCGTTTTTGTCTCCTTTTTACCTTGTTTGAACAAATCCGCCTCATTCCCTTTTAAAACCTTTTTGAAGACATTCGTGGTCTGCTTCATAAAGTCCTTGCCCAATACGGAATCTATAAATCCATCTTTTGGTTTAACGCTGACACGGCTTTGGGCTTGTGCCCCCGCCTGAACAAGAATCAGGTCCTCACCAAAAACCGTTTCAACCGGATCAACATCCACACTCAAATTATTATTCAATCCCAGTTCTGTGATCTTCCAGGTATCACGGTCCACCTCAATATCAGCCAGTTGACCCAATGACCGTCCGTCTTTACTCGAAACAGACATGGCGACCAATTGGGCCATGCGCTTTCCTTGGGGTTCTCCCTTGGAAACCACACTCTCATTGGGCAGAAAAACCAGATCGACCCCGATTTTTTTTACATCTTCAATCGCGACCCAGCTGTCCTCGCCGGCCAACGGGGTTCCGGTTCGCAAAACCAGCCCCACGACTTTTTTCTCCGCCAAATCGAGATAGATGCTGTTGACCGTGCCTAACATCACACCCTCAGTATAGGTCGCCACCCACATGCCTTTGATATCCTTTAACCATGAACGCATCCTCATCACCGCCTTATTTAAAATACACGATGCAAAACAACGTCTCCAATTTTGACATGCGAATTCAGGCTTTGCAAGTATCATTTTTAAAATCATTCTGCACCGCAGAGGCGCTGAGTGCGCAAAGAAAAACTTTTATTTTAATCATTATTTGAATATATCAATTTTTCATCCTCAGCGTCCTCTGCGTCTCGGCGGTGAACTGCCTTTAAGCTTTTTTCTTGGATTTAAATGAAATTTCATTTATAGTCTTTGAAAAGGAGTCTACTTGTGGCTGATTTACTCTCCCGGGAAGAACATTTTGAAGACCGTTTGGAAATTACCGGTTATTTCACTTCCGGTGTGGCCAGTATTTTTCTCCTGATTTTTTTCGGTATGATTTTTTTCTATAAACCGGTCCAAAATCTTCCGCCCATCACGCAGCTGTTCATCCTGCTCATCTCCATTTTTCTGCTGACAATTGGTTTTTTCATTCCGCGCGGCAACAATGCGGCCCGGATTCTTTTCCGTATCTTTTTCCTTTGGTTCGGCGCCTATACTTATTTTAAATCCATAGAACAAGGCCAGTGGTTCTACTTACCCCTGCTACTCTATTCCGCATACATTCTTTGGGTTTTAGGCCATCCGGTCGGCATCCAATTTTTCCGAAAACTCAAACCCCATGAAGAAAAACAAAAACCTGTGGCCAATTGGCTGACCCTGCACGGCACCGTACTTTTATTGGCAAGCTGTATTGCCGGTCTCAAAGGCGCGATGATTATCAGCAGCACTGAATCAGACCCCCTCTATGATCCTGATTTAGGAATGCTTTCCCTTTTCCTTTCCCTGGTTTTTCTGTTTTTACTTTTCTTTTTCCGAAGAATGAAAAACTGGGCACGCTGGTGCCTGATTTTATTGAGTCTTACCCTGGGTGTTTTCGGAATTCCGGAAACCATCAGTACCCGGATCACATCATATATTTCCTATTGGAAAATCCTGACTTGGGTTTTTTATTGCGTCGGGTTGGCCCTGTACCTGATTTTTT containing:
- the smpB gene encoding SsrA-binding protein SmpB is translated as MSQKEEKNNQLVSNRKAFHLYHILEKVEAGIELQGCEVKSLRLGTANFQDCYASIKDGQVYLKNMHISPYAQGNRENPDPVRTRRLLLHKREIKKLADKVAQKGLTLVPLGAYLKGNKVKISLAVAKGKNVYDKRETLKEKDIKRDTARELRDSHR
- the rnr gene encoding ribonuclease R, encoding MARKRSNRKLLDTKQILKILQHHACSRRQLMEEMSLSSGYKMELSLLLKHLAMQGKISRLRGGLYGPRQSNKTLHGRFVQKRAGFGFVIPDDEKESDLYIPDYLIKDAMPEDTVEVEVVVKSRTRAGDKQKRQGRIVKVLKRAREDIVGRYREADGVRLIHPDSMAGIHEFLVPKDKTKKAKHGEKVVAKVLQWPHTDQEGVAAITEVLGFEDAPGVDITSIVKKFELPVKFSRPALEQAKRIAKEPDHVSMFDRLDLRGQPIVTIDGADARDFDDAVSCEDLPEGGWRLGVHIADVAHYLEEGTRLDLEARERSTSVYLPDRVIHMLPDELSCGVCSLVPNKDRLTVSVYMEIDEQGQITKREFYRSVIHSAGRLTYEEVTSVLDGKKKKNTASPFEKELRRLYAVSLALRKKRNARGSLDFDLPEPKVVLGADGKVETIEKRVQLESHRLIEDCMIAANEAVAEYLRQEDLPAIYRIHEAPSGEKLLDFEMFLKAYGYKLEIKKPSQASQAFQRLLHAWEGKQEAAVLNIALLRAMKLAVYSPKNIGHFGLGSECYTHFTSPIRRYPDLIVHRVLTEKIAQVKLTGKQRNRRAAQMAQWGEVLSKLERRAEKAEREAVRVKQMAFMEDKLGKEFSGTISMVTQFGFFVALEAFFVEGLVRAAEMQDDYYQFEESKRILLGVNHGRRFTIGQKVKIVLKRVDRLEMQIVFGLVETTGTTHKLRTGHRPRLASKRGRKRF
- a CDS encoding PRC-barrel domain-containing protein, which encodes MPISLKQMKTKKVASLDEGRLLGSVHTVFVDEKTNQLKSIQLSQMVWGGDQRWIRVEEIKRIGVDLIYIANESAVRTGTPPGRSIDTLLGMSISSKDGKVMGTLQDIKISSRQGKVNKLRTQNNEFITVDARELVIGKDVILVQAEAKTTETASKASKTRTLRDNLVKRTSKAMKRGEKLVKRTSTVIKSGEKLVKRTTKAVKKIIEGNEADLRRKASRKSKIKKVVKKNTKKIQGVKKGAVKKSVGKSVKKAVVGKPTVRSLKKKTAKKK
- a CDS encoding PRC-barrel domain-containing protein, whose amino-acid sequence is MRSWLKDIKGMWVATYTEGVMLGTVNSIYLDLAEKKVVGLVLRTGTPLAGEDSWVAIEDVKKIGVDLVFLPNESVVSKGEPQGKRMAQLVAMSVSSKDGRSLGQLADIEVDRDTWKITELGLNNNLSVDVDPVETVFGEDLILVQAGAQAQSRVSVKPKDGFIDSVLGKDFMKQTTNVFKKVLKGNEADLFKQGKKETKTAEESPAPSQDDKEA